A single window of Halodesulfovibrio sp. DNA harbors:
- a CDS encoding queuosine precursor transporter gives MDSFDRKALALLLSLFIGGLVVAALISSKIIMVAGFAVPAGVVAYSITFIISDVVSEVWGKECANEIVQCGFITLVMTSAIAWLAVALPAAPFWNGQESFSAVIGSTPRIVAASLVAYLVSQKHDIWLFHFLKSRTNGKHLWLRNNASTVISQLIDSTIFVSIAFWGILPVGEIILGQWLVKMAIAFIDTPIVYMLCYGIRRKTQLSQIA, from the coding sequence ATGGATTCGTTTGACCGCAAGGCACTTGCTTTGCTGTTAAGCTTGTTTATTGGCGGGCTTGTTGTTGCCGCGTTAATTTCAAGCAAAATCATTATGGTAGCGGGCTTTGCTGTTCCTGCCGGAGTTGTTGCGTACTCAATTACATTCATTATTTCTGATGTTGTGAGTGAGGTATGGGGTAAAGAATGTGCCAATGAGATTGTGCAATGTGGTTTTATAACCCTGGTCATGACTTCTGCCATTGCCTGGCTTGCTGTTGCGCTGCCAGCCGCTCCGTTCTGGAATGGGCAAGAAAGCTTTTCCGCCGTCATTGGCAGTACCCCAAGAATTGTTGCAGCTTCACTTGTTGCGTACCTTGTGAGCCAAAAACATGATATCTGGTTATTTCACTTTCTAAAAAGCCGAACTAACGGGAAGCACTTGTGGCTACGAAATAACGCATCCACAGTCATTTCTCAGCTCATTGATTCCACCATATTTGTAAGTATTGCATTCTGGGGTATTTTGCCGGTTGGGGAAATCATTCTCGGACAATGGCTTGTCAAAATGGCAATAGCATTTATTGATACACCTATTGTATATATGCTGTGCTACGGGATACGCAGAAAAACTCAACTGTCACAAATTGCATAA
- a CDS encoding NAD(P)H-dependent oxidoreductase has translation MSTLLYIESSPRKERSTSIKIAQEFLEVFRAHNTDCNITTLDLWSMNLPEFTDERINAKYKVLHGKEHSPQEKEAWDEVSHFVDGFKAADYYLFSLPMWNFSIPYKLKHFIDIITQPGLTFSYSPETGYQGLVTGKPCTVIYSRGGEYASEQTAPLDYQKTYFEFLLSFIGFTNIQSIILDGTLGAPEVKETNIASAMAQAKTIAQSMR, from the coding sequence ATGAGTACTCTTTTGTATATAGAATCTTCTCCACGAAAAGAACGATCAACTTCCATCAAAATTGCACAAGAATTTTTAGAAGTCTTTCGGGCACATAACACTGACTGCAACATAACAACTCTTGATTTATGGAGTATGAATTTACCAGAATTCACTGATGAACGAATTAACGCAAAATACAAAGTGCTGCATGGAAAAGAGCATAGTCCGCAAGAAAAAGAAGCATGGGATGAAGTTTCACATTTTGTGGATGGATTTAAGGCAGCTGATTACTATTTATTTAGTTTACCAATGTGGAATTTTTCTATTCCATATAAATTGAAACATTTTATAGATATAATTACGCAGCCAGGGCTTACATTTTCATACTCGCCCGAAACTGGATATCAAGGATTGGTAACAGGCAAACCTTGCACAGTTATTTATTCGCGTGGTGGGGAATATGCGAGCGAACAAACCGCGCCGCTAGATTACCAAAAAACATACTTTGAATTTTTACTCTCATTCATTGGCTTTACTAACATCCAAAGCATTATTCTTGACGGAACCTTAGGCGCTCCAGAAGTTAAAGAAACTAATATTGCAAGCGCAATGGCTCAGGCGAAAACAATCGCCCAGTCAATGCGATAG
- a CDS encoding CTP synthase — MKTKFIFVTGGVLSSLGKGLSAASIGVLLKARGLNVTIQKLDPYINVDPGTMNPFQHGEVYVTDDGAETDLDLGHYERYLNVPLSQKNNYTSGSIYHKVITKERRGDYLGGTVQVIPHITDEIKKCVLSLASDDLDVAIIEIGGTVGDIEGLPFLEAIRQLRTDLGREQCMYIHLTLVPYLKAAGEHKTKPTQHSVKELRSIGIQPDMIICRCEKPIDDHLKHKIALFCNVDRDAVFSCADVKNIYEVPLAFYDEGLDQKIAIMLRLPAKNADLAPWQNLLHNFNNPKGNVKIGIVGKYVDLKEAYKSLHEALVHGGLTNRVTVDLEYVNSEEINAKNVSSKLKGLDGILVPGGFGHRGVEGKMLAISYAREKKVPFFGICLGMQLAVIEYARNVVGIKDATSVEFDENAKEPLIYLMTEWYDFRKEAVEKRDEETDKGGTLRLGAYPCKVRPKTNAQVAYGEEMISERHRHRYEFNNAYYKRLEEAGMTFSGVSPDETLVEIVEVKDHPWFLACQFHPEFKSTPMNPHPLFREFIKASKTSKK; from the coding sequence ATGAAAACTAAGTTTATATTCGTTACTGGTGGGGTTTTGTCTTCTTTAGGGAAGGGCCTTTCAGCTGCATCAATCGGTGTTCTTTTAAAAGCTCGAGGCTTAAATGTAACCATTCAAAAACTCGACCCTTATATCAACGTTGACCCGGGCACAATGAACCCGTTTCAGCATGGTGAGGTATATGTAACGGATGACGGTGCAGAGACTGACCTCGACCTTGGTCATTACGAACGCTACCTCAACGTTCCTCTTTCTCAGAAAAACAACTACACCTCCGGTTCCATCTACCACAAAGTAATTACCAAAGAACGTCGTGGTGACTACCTCGGTGGTACTGTGCAGGTTATCCCGCATATTACTGATGAAATCAAAAAATGTGTTCTCAGCCTTGCAAGCGATGATCTCGATGTAGCAATTATCGAGATCGGCGGTACTGTTGGTGATATCGAAGGACTCCCATTCCTCGAAGCAATTCGCCAACTGCGTACAGATCTTGGTCGTGAGCAGTGCATGTACATCCACCTCACACTGGTTCCTTACCTTAAAGCTGCTGGTGAACACAAAACCAAGCCTACACAGCATAGTGTAAAAGAACTGCGTTCTATTGGTATTCAGCCGGATATGATTATCTGCCGTTGTGAAAAACCAATCGACGACCATCTTAAACATAAGATTGCTCTTTTCTGTAACGTAGATCGTGACGCGGTATTCTCTTGTGCTGACGTTAAAAACATCTACGAAGTTCCTCTCGCATTCTACGATGAAGGTCTTGACCAAAAAATCGCAATCATGCTTCGCCTTCCAGCGAAAAACGCAGACCTTGCTCCTTGGCAAAATCTGCTGCACAACTTCAATAATCCAAAAGGCAACGTAAAAATCGGTATCGTCGGCAAGTATGTTGACCTTAAAGAAGCGTACAAAAGCCTTCACGAAGCATTGGTGCACGGTGGTCTTACAAACCGTGTTACTGTTGATCTTGAATATGTTAACTCTGAAGAAATCAACGCAAAAAATGTTTCTTCTAAATTGAAAGGTCTCGACGGTATCCTCGTACCGGGTGGATTTGGTCATCGCGGTGTAGAAGGCAAAATGCTTGCAATCAGCTACGCACGTGAGAAAAAAGTACCATTCTTCGGTATCTGCCTCGGTATGCAGCTTGCTGTTATCGAATACGCTCGAAATGTTGTTGGCATTAAAGATGCTACCTCTGTTGAGTTTGACGAAAACGCGAAAGAGCCTCTCATCTACCTTATGACTGAGTGGTACGACTTCCGTAAAGAAGCAGTTGAAAAGCGTGATGAAGAAACAGACAAAGGCGGCACTCTCCGTCTTGGCGCTTACCCATGTAAAGTTCGTCCAAAAACCAATGCACAGGTTGCGTACGGTGAAGAGATGATCTCAGAACGCCATCGTCATCGTTACGAATTCAACAATGCATACTACAAACGCCTTGAAGAAGCTGGCATGACCTTCTCTGGCGTATCTCCGGATGAAACTCTTGTTGAAATTGTAGAAGTAAAAGATCATCCATGGTTCCTCGCTTGTCAGTTCCACCCAGAGTTTAAATCAACACCAATGAACCCGCATCCACTTTTCCGTGAGTTCATTAAGGCTTCAAAAACAAGCAAAAAATAA
- a CDS encoding choloylglycine hydrolase family protein produces the protein MRNFKYLLFILVCMACVMPTKVSACTGIQVQATDGSVVFARTMEFGTPLKSNILFVPRAQNWISQAPNNSDGMTWQNQYAFLGVNAFNKKFFIDGVNEKGLYIGCFWFPGNAKYQEESENTANIVTPQMLATLVLGSCATIEDVQKKISEITLVGVEFKELNMVLPLHWVVMDSTGKGLAIEPIGGNVVVKENPVGVFTNSPTFSWHLQNLSNYINLTPSNSQPLKIDEFIINGIGQGTGLLGIPGDLTPPSRFVRAALYRNAAEKVDTTDSAINQAFLLINNISIVKGIARETSSNGKTSYDHTQWTAVYDLKRHRCYFRSYNNQDINMVQLDKLPLDGDQVLSIPLWDTKPDFNDATGKAAPL, from the coding sequence ATGCGAAATTTCAAATACTTGCTTTTTATTTTAGTTTGCATGGCATGTGTAATGCCAACCAAAGTATCGGCATGCACAGGCATACAGGTTCAGGCAACAGATGGTTCAGTCGTTTTTGCTCGAACAATGGAGTTTGGAACGCCGTTAAAATCAAACATACTGTTTGTTCCGCGTGCCCAGAACTGGATAAGCCAAGCGCCAAATAATTCAGATGGAATGACATGGCAAAATCAATACGCATTTCTTGGAGTAAACGCCTTTAATAAAAAATTCTTTATAGATGGCGTGAATGAAAAAGGGCTATATATCGGTTGCTTTTGGTTCCCGGGGAATGCCAAATATCAAGAAGAAAGCGAAAACACAGCAAACATAGTCACGCCACAAATGCTTGCAACGCTTGTTCTTGGTTCGTGTGCCACAATTGAAGATGTGCAGAAAAAAATTTCCGAAATCACGCTAGTGGGTGTAGAGTTTAAAGAGTTAAACATGGTGCTGCCTCTTCATTGGGTAGTAATGGACAGCACTGGAAAAGGGTTAGCTATAGAGCCAATTGGAGGAAATGTTGTCGTTAAAGAAAATCCGGTTGGCGTCTTTACCAATTCCCCTACATTTTCTTGGCATCTACAAAATTTATCTAACTATATAAACCTTACTCCAAGTAACAGCCAGCCATTAAAAATTGACGAATTTATAATTAATGGAATTGGTCAAGGTACAGGCTTACTCGGGATTCCGGGAGACTTAACACCACCTTCCCGATTTGTACGTGCAGCGTTATATAGAAATGCAGCAGAAAAGGTTGATACAACGGACTCTGCTATTAATCAGGCATTCTTACTCATTAATAATATTTCCATTGTGAAAGGAATTGCGCGGGAAACTTCCAGCAACGGGAAAACATCATACGACCACACGCAATGGACAGCAGTATACGACCTTAAACGACATAGGTGCTATTTTAGAAGCTATAATAACCAAGATATTAATATGGTTCAGCTCGACAAACTCCCGCTGGATGGAGATCAAGTTCTTTCGATTCCATTGTGGGATACAAAACCTGACTTTAATGATGCAACAGGGAAGGCTGCGCCATTATAG
- a CDS encoding MBL fold metallo-hydrolase, translating into MLTITVLVENTSHRDDLVPSKALSLLLEDGDEKLLLDTGADAAFLNNAETLGIQLENIKQVALSHGHYDHAGGIPALMKVQKGQKERPILTCHPDCFIERYVGKRIKGAHPSLLRKLDAGLDENKVRNHFIVQDSKEPQRIGTKFLFLGEIPRSPEFLGGGAFGIAKHGTKFVDDYLRDDTAIVWKGAEGLVIITGCSHSGIGNIIQKAQEITGEKRIAGIVGGLHLRAAGIPHLFQIRNFFKSTGVARSHACHCTGTLGGIWLPNNVPVTTGDIIIFH; encoded by the coding sequence ATGCTTACAATAACAGTCCTTGTAGAAAACACTTCACATCGGGACGATCTTGTTCCGTCAAAAGCACTTTCGTTACTTCTTGAAGACGGTGACGAAAAGCTTTTATTGGATACCGGTGCAGACGCGGCATTCCTTAACAATGCAGAGACGCTTGGAATACAGCTGGAAAACATCAAGCAGGTCGCACTTTCGCATGGACATTACGATCATGCCGGTGGCATTCCGGCTCTTATGAAAGTCCAAAAGGGACAAAAGGAGCGCCCGATACTTACATGTCACCCTGATTGTTTTATTGAGCGCTATGTCGGCAAGAGAATAAAGGGAGCGCATCCCAGTCTTTTGAGAAAACTTGATGCGGGGTTAGATGAAAATAAAGTTAGAAATCACTTCATTGTGCAAGACTCAAAAGAACCTCAACGTATCGGAACAAAATTTTTGTTTTTGGGAGAAATACCAAGAAGTCCTGAATTCCTAGGTGGTGGTGCATTTGGTATTGCAAAGCACGGTACGAAATTTGTGGATGACTATTTGCGCGACGATACCGCGATTGTGTGGAAAGGGGCAGAAGGGCTTGTCATAATAACTGGCTGTAGCCATTCTGGAATAGGTAATATTATACAGAAAGCTCAAGAAATCACAGGCGAAAAGCGCATAGCAGGTATTGTTGGGGGGCTTCATTTGCGCGCAGCGGGTATTCCACATTTATTTCAGATTAGAAATTTCTTCAAAAGCACTGGCGTTGCACGTTCACACGCCTGTCATTGTACAGGGACTTTAGGAGGAATATGGCTGCCAAACAATGTTCCGGTAACCACGGGCGACATTATCATCTTCCATTAA
- a CDS encoding phosphoribosylformylglycinamidine synthase subunit PurQ, with protein sequence MTQINTLVITGYGTNCEVECAHAAKISGADRVEVKHFSDLISGDTSLTDFNFLILPGGFLDGDDLGAAQAAANRWRHAKTEQGEPLLDQLKTFFTNGGIIFGICNGFQLLVKLGLLPAIDELYFERQVSLSHNDSARYEDRWVHLAANANSPCVFTKGVDTLYIPVRHGEGKIIAKDEATLAALQENNLIALQYIDPESGEVTQEYPMNPNGSPLGIAGLTDPSGRILGMMPHPEAYNHPTNHPGWTAGEEAELGTVLIKNGIDYLKSL encoded by the coding sequence ATGACCCAGATTAATACTCTGGTTATTACCGGCTATGGGACGAACTGCGAGGTTGAATGCGCGCATGCTGCAAAAATTTCTGGAGCTGACCGTGTTGAAGTTAAGCATTTTTCAGACCTTATTTCCGGTGACACCAGTTTAACAGATTTCAATTTTTTGATTCTGCCGGGTGGTTTTCTTGATGGTGACGATCTGGGTGCTGCTCAAGCTGCCGCAAACCGCTGGCGGCATGCGAAAACAGAGCAAGGCGAACCGCTTCTCGATCAACTTAAAACCTTTTTTACCAATGGCGGCATTATCTTCGGCATTTGCAATGGATTTCAATTACTTGTAAAGCTGGGGTTATTGCCTGCAATTGACGAATTGTACTTTGAGCGTCAGGTTTCCTTATCACATAACGATTCTGCCCGATATGAAGATAGATGGGTGCATCTTGCAGCTAATGCAAACAGCCCATGTGTTTTTACAAAGGGTGTAGACACGTTGTATATCCCCGTACGCCATGGCGAGGGAAAAATTATTGCCAAGGATGAAGCAACACTTGCTGCTCTGCAAGAAAACAACTTAATTGCATTGCAGTACATTGACCCAGAGTCTGGCGAAGTAACGCAGGAATACCCGATGAACCCGAATGGTTCTCCGTTAGGTATTGCTGGGTTAACAGACCCTTCTGGACGTATTCTGGGTATGATGCCGCATCCTGAGGCGTATAACCACCCTACTAACCATCCGGGTTGGACTGCTGGTGAAGAAGCAGAGCTTGGCACCGTTCTAATTAAAAACGGCATAGACTACTTAAAGAGTCTGTAG
- the kdsA gene encoding 3-deoxy-8-phosphooctulonate synthase, with protein sequence MKHIKNGSALYAELTTSPFIFAGPCALESFELAMETAHAVKEAAEAAGLKAVFKSSYDKANRTSLSSFRGPGLSKGIEWLARIKEETGLPVVTDIHEPEQAAPVAEVADVMQIPAFLCRQTSLLIAAASTGRVINVKKGQFVAPWDMKPALDKLFSTGNKNIMLTERGASFGYNNLVVDFRSFPIMQSYGVPVVFDATHSVQLPGGQGGSSGGDRSFVPRLSRAAVAAGVDGVFIETHPDPDNALCDGPNSWPLDKLPHLLRDLSALWSMTYES encoded by the coding sequence ATGAAACATATCAAAAACGGGTCTGCGCTCTATGCAGAACTGACAACATCTCCCTTTATTTTTGCAGGACCTTGTGCGCTTGAAAGTTTTGAGCTTGCAATGGAAACAGCACATGCCGTAAAAGAAGCTGCCGAGGCAGCGGGCTTAAAGGCTGTGTTCAAAAGCTCATACGATAAAGCAAACCGTACTTCGCTTTCCAGCTTCAGAGGTCCGGGGCTTTCTAAAGGCATTGAGTGGCTTGCCCGTATTAAAGAAGAGACCGGCTTGCCGGTTGTGACAGATATTCATGAGCCGGAACAGGCTGCACCAGTCGCTGAAGTAGCTGACGTTATGCAGATTCCGGCTTTTTTATGCCGTCAGACTAGCCTTCTCATTGCTGCAGCCTCCACAGGGCGCGTTATCAATGTGAAAAAAGGACAGTTTGTTGCACCATGGGATATGAAGCCTGCATTAGACAAATTATTTTCTACAGGGAACAAAAACATCATGCTGACAGAGCGGGGCGCATCCTTCGGTTACAACAATTTAGTTGTTGATTTCCGCTCTTTCCCAATTATGCAGTCCTATGGTGTTCCAGTAGTTTTTGACGCGACCCACTCTGTACAACTTCCTGGCGGACAGGGCGGCTCGTCCGGTGGTGACAGATCATTTGTTCCACGTCTTTCCCGTGCAGCTGTTGCAGCCGGTGTAGACGGTGTCTTTATTGAGACTCATCCAGACCCTGATAACGCTCTTTGTGATGGTCCTAACAGCTGGCCATTAGACAAACTTCCTCATCTGCTGCGAGACCTCTCTGCACTTTGGAGTATGACCTATGAAAGCTGA
- the queF gene encoding preQ(1) synthase, whose protein sequence is MTITKSQDKTDHLQALGKGGETTYTLEGPHAGILETFPNNYPDRPYIVSVEFPEYTSLCPMTGQPDFGVIVMEYIPKERIVESKSIKLYFFAYRNHQSFMETIANTMLEDFVEALDPLWCRVKGLFSPRGATTLHVFAEHFDTQAENIDEIRSIVSEWKRENNRHSS, encoded by the coding sequence GTGACTATTACTAAAAGTCAGGATAAAACTGACCACCTTCAAGCGTTAGGCAAAGGTGGCGAGACTACATATACGTTGGAAGGACCTCACGCCGGAATTCTTGAAACATTCCCTAACAACTACCCAGACCGTCCTTATATTGTAAGCGTTGAATTTCCAGAATACACCTCGCTTTGTCCTATGACAGGGCAACCTGATTTTGGTGTTATTGTTATGGAATATATTCCTAAAGAACGGATTGTTGAATCAAAAAGCATTAAGCTTTACTTTTTTGCATACCGTAACCATCAGTCTTTTATGGAAACAATTGCAAATACAATGCTCGAAGATTTTGTAGAAGCACTTGACCCGCTTTGGTGCCGAGTAAAAGGACTTTTCAGCCCTCGCGGAGCGACAACCCTCCATGTTTTTGCAGAACATTTTGATACTCAGGCAGAAAATATCGATGAAATTCGATCAATTGTTTCAGAGTGGAAACGCGAAAACAACCGTCACTCTTCGTAA
- the wtpA gene encoding tungstate ABC transporter substrate-binding protein WtpA → MNNKWLLRACALFLLFFGLICTPNFSFAQPSGTLTIFHAGSLTVPFAAMEKAFEAKYPAVDVQRRAGGSTKLARLISEKGQEADIMASADYVVINKNLIPKFASWNVRFASNQMVLCFTDKSKFADKITSDNWYKILQNKDVVWGHSDPNLDPCGYRACMVLQLAEEFYNIKNLNADLIANRPAKNVRPKATELISLLKSGQMDYAWEYRSVAVQHGLNFITLDAHLNLGDYKLTPFYKKAVVKVTGKKPGTFIERKGKSITYGITMLNDTQNKEAAELFLAFMLSPEGGMQILKDKGQPPFIPARTTAEGMKDIPLSLQKYIEVSN, encoded by the coding sequence ATGAACAATAAATGGTTGCTTCGTGCATGTGCTTTGTTTTTGTTATTTTTTGGTTTGATTTGTACGCCTAACTTTTCGTTTGCTCAACCTTCTGGAACATTGACTATTTTTCATGCAGGTAGTCTTACTGTTCCGTTTGCTGCAATGGAAAAAGCCTTTGAGGCAAAGTATCCAGCCGTAGATGTTCAACGACGTGCTGGTGGTTCTACTAAGCTTGCCCGACTTATTTCTGAAAAAGGACAAGAGGCAGACATCATGGCTTCTGCTGATTATGTTGTAATCAACAAGAACCTCATTCCTAAATTCGCTTCATGGAATGTGCGTTTTGCTTCTAACCAGATGGTGCTGTGTTTTACAGATAAGTCAAAGTTTGCTGATAAAATTACCAGTGATAACTGGTACAAAATTTTGCAGAACAAAGACGTTGTTTGGGGACATTCTGACCCTAATCTCGACCCTTGTGGCTACAGAGCTTGCATGGTGCTCCAGCTTGCTGAGGAATTTTATAATATTAAAAACCTTAACGCTGACTTGATCGCAAATCGTCCAGCCAAAAATGTTCGTCCAAAAGCAACTGAACTTATTTCTCTCCTCAAATCCGGTCAGATGGATTACGCGTGGGAATATCGTTCTGTTGCTGTACAGCATGGTCTTAACTTTATCACACTTGACGCACACTTAAATCTTGGTGACTACAAGCTTACTCCTTTTTATAAAAAAGCAGTCGTAAAAGTTACTGGCAAAAAGCCGGGAACCTTTATTGAAAGAAAGGGTAAATCCATTACATATGGTATTACCATGCTGAATGATACCCAAAACAAAGAAGCCGCTGAACTTTTCCTTGCGTTTATGTTATCCCCTGAAGGTGGTATGCAGATTCTCAAAGATAAAGGACAGCCACCTTTCATCCCAGCGCGTACCACAGCTGAAGGCATGAAAGATATTCCTTTATCACTTCAGAAGTACATTGAAGTAAGCAACTAG